A part of Citrifermentans bremense genomic DNA contains:
- a CDS encoding DUF503 domain-containing protein, which produces MHVALLQMRLLLPSRTLKEKRAIVKSVLSRARNRFNVACTESELHDQPMDAELSFVTVAPSAARARQILQELESWLVSERPDLEVSDVQVEEL; this is translated from the coding sequence ATGCACGTGGCACTGTTGCAGATGAGGCTGTTGCTGCCAAGCCGCACGCTCAAGGAGAAGCGCGCCATCGTGAAGAGCGTTCTCTCCCGGGCGCGCAACCGGTTCAACGTAGCCTGTACCGAGAGCGAGCTTCACGATCAGCCCATGGATGCCGAGCTCAGCTTCGTGACCGTCGCCCCCAGCGCAGCCCGCGCGCGGCAGATACTGCAGGAGCTCGAATCCTGGCTGGTGTCGGAGCGGCCGGACCTGGAAGTGAGCGACGTACAGGTGGAGGAGCTGTAG
- a CDS encoding efflux RND transporter periplasmic adaptor subunit: MAQEDLNKLTIDKKRYSPASGAGSPWRSRIIAASLVILLVLVVFGWFSRRSVDIEVATVSMVYPSQTFSLLNASGYVVAQRKAAVSSKATGRLEWLGVQEGSVVRQGELLARLENRDVAAQKGEAAASVSAAEKNLEQARVEQRDASRNLARMRELVSQGIVAQADFDTADARYQRAVAASAAAQANLKGAHSALQGAEALLDYTLIRAPFDGVVLTKNADVGDIVSPLAAAANAKAAVVTLADMGSLEVEADVSEANLGKVRVGQPCEILLDALPEARFRGALDTIVPTADRSKGSVMVKVRFLDEDKRILPEMSAKVAFLERELKPGEGKPRVAIPPAAVVKRDGKEFVFVVAGDRVRQTPVMLGGKLGDMVEVVSGIKAGDRIATKPLDKLKDQSRVKTAEK; this comes from the coding sequence ATGGCACAGGAAGACCTTAACAAGCTCACCATCGACAAGAAACGCTATTCCCCGGCAAGCGGCGCCGGGAGCCCCTGGCGCTCCAGGATAATTGCGGCGTCGCTGGTGATACTCCTGGTCCTTGTCGTTTTCGGCTGGTTTTCCCGGCGCAGCGTCGACATCGAGGTCGCCACCGTTTCCATGGTCTACCCTTCCCAGACCTTTTCCCTTTTGAACGCGAGCGGCTACGTGGTGGCGCAGCGCAAGGCCGCCGTTTCCTCCAAGGCGACCGGGCGCCTTGAATGGCTCGGTGTCCAGGAGGGGAGTGTGGTGCGGCAGGGTGAGCTTTTGGCTCGCCTGGAAAACCGGGACGTAGCCGCGCAGAAGGGGGAGGCCGCGGCGAGCGTTTCCGCGGCGGAGAAGAACCTGGAACAGGCCCGGGTGGAGCAAAGGGACGCGTCCCGCAACCTCGCGCGCATGAGGGAGCTGGTTTCCCAGGGGATCGTCGCCCAGGCCGATTTCGACACCGCTGACGCACGCTACCAGCGGGCGGTGGCTGCCAGCGCCGCGGCGCAGGCGAACCTGAAGGGTGCCCACAGCGCGCTGCAGGGGGCCGAGGCCTTGCTAGACTACACGCTGATCCGCGCCCCCTTCGACGGGGTGGTGCTGACCAAGAACGCCGACGTGGGCGATATCGTTTCCCCCCTTGCCGCCGCCGCCAACGCCAAGGCAGCCGTCGTCACCCTTGCCGACATGGGGTCGCTCGAAGTGGAGGCGGACGTCTCCGAAGCGAACCTCGGCAAGGTGCGCGTGGGACAGCCCTGCGAGATCCTCCTGGACGCCCTCCCCGAGGCGCGCTTCCGCGGGGCGCTCGATACCATAGTCCCGACTGCCGACCGCAGCAAGGGGAGCGTCATGGTGAAGGTCCGCTTCCTCGACGAGGACAAGCGCATCCTTCCCGAGATGAGCGCCAAGGTCGCTTTCCTGGAGCGGGAGCTGAAGCCGGGAGAGGGAAAGCCGCGGGTGGCGATCCCTCCCGCCGCCGTGGTTAAGCGCGACGGCAAGGAGTTCGTCTTCGTGGTCGCCGGCGACCGCGTGCGGCAGACCCCGGTGATGCTCGGTGGTAAGCTCGGCGACATGGTCGAGGTGGTTTCAGGCATCAAGGCCGGGGACCGTATCGCAACCAAACCCCTGGACAAGCTCAAGGACCAAAGCCGCGTGAAGACGGCGGAAAAATAG